In one Nicotiana tomentosiformis chromosome 6, ASM39032v3, whole genome shotgun sequence genomic region, the following are encoded:
- the LOC138894593 gene encoding uncharacterized protein, which yields MDPKLEDPGTFIIHCTIESAEFAKALYDLGESINLMPYSVYNTLGTGKARSTTMRLQMVDRIMKWPLGVIEDVLVRVDKFIPPEDFIILDCEVDYEMPIIIGRPFLVTGKALCDVEAGELTFRVGDKKVVFHVCKSMWQPNSNEVCSFVNLVTDVIVDETSATINVGDMFEVHY from the coding sequence atggatcctaagttggaggatcccggtacTTTCATAATTCATTGTACAATtgaaagtgccgagtttgctaaagctctttatgatcttggggaaagtatcaatttgatgccctattcggtttacAATACTTTGGGAACTGGGAAAGCAAGATCCACcactatgagattgcaaatggttgATCGTATCATGAAGTGGCCCttgggtgtgattgaagatgttttggttcgtgttgataaattcattcccCCGGAGGATTttatcattctagattgtgaggttgattatgaaatGCCAATTATtattgggagacctttccttgttacaggtaaggctctttgtgatgttgaagccggagaactcacttttcgggttGGTGATAAAAAAGtagtattccatgtgtgtaagtctatGTGGCAACCAAATAgtaatgaggtgtgttcttttgtgaacttggtgaccgatgttattgttgatgaaacaagtgctacaatcaatgttggtgatatgtttgAGGTCCACTACTAA